The DNA sequence GTACCTGAAGAACAACAAGAAGAAAAACTTTGGGAAGCGATGTTTGAAACGGTTCGTATTAACACCGCTAATCCAGTTACAGCTTGGAAAGAGCATGATGAAAATTTACAGACAAAAGCGAAGGTGCTTACTGAAAAACAGTATAAGCAGTTACAATATAAAGCACCTGGTACTGACCTCACGATTGATCTTCCAGAGGGACACATTTGGATTGGCGGTGGTGGCCCTAACGAAGACGGTGTTCACTTCGTCGCTAACATGCCTACAGAAGAAGTGTTTACTGCTCCAAAAAAGGATGGGGTAAATGGGACAGTAACAAACACAAAGCCATTGAACTACGGAGGAAATACGATTGATGATTTCTCCCTTACTTTTGAAAACGGCAAGGTCGTTGCTTTTTCAGCAAAAGAAGGGGAAGAAACGTTAAAACATTTGTTAGATACAGATGAGGGTGCACGCTATTTAGGTGAAGTAGCACTTGTACCACATAGCTCTCCGATCTCTCAATCCGGCATTTTGTTTTATAATACTTTATATGATGAAAATGCTTCCAACCACATTGCACTAGGAAGTGCATACCCTACTAACCTTCAAGGTGGCGCAAAAATGTCTAATGAGGAGTTAGAGGCTAACGGAATAAATACAAGTATGACTCATGTTGATTTTATGATCGGATCTGGAGAGATGGATATTGATGGCGTGAAAGCAGACGGAACTACTGAGCCAATCTTTAGAAATGGTGAATGGGCTTTTTAAGTTTATACACTTTATTATTTCTAGAAAGACTGAAAAGTTTAATTGACTTTTCTAACGGATTCCGTTCCCTATCGCAAAACTTTAAATTGCATACAAAAATGTACAACAAATTGTGCTGTTAATTGCAGCACTTTTTGTTTTCAAAAAAAATGACGCAGTTCTACACGAACCGAGTCATAACTAACATACTTGTATTTTACTCTTATTAAACTAACGCTCTCCGATAGTTTAAGTATATATTTTCACTAATATCATTTAGAAGTAATTCTTAGAAAATACCCATCTGGGTCAGCTATTTTAAAACCTCTCATATCCCAAGGGTATTTTTCCACACCAATCTCAATTGGATGATTGTTTTCGAGGCATCGATGATGTACTGTTTCTAACTCGTCTACAACTATAATGAACTCAAAACCATTTCCTTTAACTTTGCTTTTTGCTTTATTTTTAAAGAAATGATTATCATCTAAGACCGTTTCTGAAGTTATTAATAATGAAAAACAATCATAATTAAAACGTGCGGACCGTTCATTCCTACCGTAGAGTTCTAAACCAATTATGTCTTGATAAAATTTTATAGATTCCTCAATGTCCTTAACATACAATTCCACACGAAAAAGAACACTCACATTTCCAAATCCCTTCTTTGAAAGCTATTTTTTTATTGACTCCTTCTTTCACGAAACCTCCCCCTTTGTTGAACAAGAGTAGCGTCAGCTTCTTGTGTTAACGCAACCCGTTTGTTGCATCGTAAAAGTTTGAATTAAAATTATATTGATTAAAATATAAGTTTTTTAATTAATAAAAAGCCATATATCAAAGCACCAAAAATTACAATAAATAACCCCATCATTACTAATCCATAGACAAAACCTTTACCCATAGAGAATAAATCTAAGAACATATTTTTAAAAGTACCATATACCTTATTCATAATCCTCCCCTTTTCCGATAAATACCTTAAAAATATTAACACTTCTCGTGCTACTCCCCTTGAGTTTAAGTGTTCAATTTCACACTCTCTGTATTTTCACTAATATCATTTTAACGTCTTTTTTTCGATGGCTCCCCAATTACTAAAGATAACATTACAAGATATTTTATCACAGTCATATTTTTAAAATATGGGTTTGAGTACGGGTAATAATGTCACTTATAGCAAACAATTTTAATATAGTCAGTGTTTCTTCCTATTAACACGTATTTTGTCAGATTATTTTACATATGAATTTTACTTTTTTTAGAAAAAAGACTACTAATTTATCAGAAAATTTATATAATATAGACAACTATTAAAAAAGGGGGGATTTATATGGTTGAATGGTTTGAAAATTTCTTGGGGGCCGTTAATGATGTTGTTTGGGGCCCACCTATGCTCATTCTTATTGTTGGTACTGGTATCTTTTTGACATTTCGTCTCGCATTTTTACAATTCCGTACTTTACCTTATTCTTTAAAGCTTGCGTTTAGTCGTCGCGCACAAGACAAAAAATCTCCTGGGGATATTTCCCACTTCCAAGCATTAACAACCGCTTTAGCTGCAACGATTGGTATTGGTAACATCGCTGGTGTTGCAACTGCCGTCGTTCTTGGGGGGCCAGGTGCTGTTTTTTGGATGTGGATTTCCGCATTGTTCGGAATGGCGACGAAGTATGCTGAGGCCATTCTTGCCGTTAAGTACCGTGTTCAAGGAAAGAACGGTGAATTCTCTGGTGGCCCAATGTACTACATAGAGAAAGGGTTGAAGCTGAAATGGCTTGCTGTTCTCTTTGCAGTATTTGGTGCTATCGCTGCCTTTGGTATTGGTAACGTCGTTCAATCAAATGAAGTATCCTCTGCTTTAAATTCGACCTTTAATGTACCTACTTGGATTACTGGTATTGTATTAACCGTATTAGCTGGTCTCGTTATTTTAGGTGGTATTAAAAAAATCGGAAAAGTTACAGCGTATATCGTTCCGTTCATGGCACTCTTTTATGTCGGTGCGGGTCTTGTCATAATTGTAACTAATTTTAATCTCGTTCCAGCAGCTGTTAATTTAATTTTTACTGAAGCATTTACTGGTAGTGCTATTATCGGTGGTGGTATTGGTGCTGCTATCCGCTACGGGGTTGCTCGTGGGGTATTCTCGAACGAAGCTGGTCTCGGTTCTGCACCAATTGCAGCAGCTGCTGCAAGAACTGATTATCCTGGTCGCCAAGCACTCGTATCGATGACACAAGTATTTATTGATACGATCGTCGTTTGTTCGATCACTGGTATTGCAATCGTAATGGGTAATATTTATATGGATGGATTAAATGGTGCATCCTTAACTAGTCAAACATTTGAGCTCTTCTTAGGTAGCACAGGCTCAACAATTGTTACTATCGGCTTAACATTCTTTGCATTCTCTACGATATTAGGATGGTCTTATTATGGAGAGAAGTGTTTCAATTACTTATTTAAAGAGGAAAGCACAAAATATTATCGTATCTTATTTGTACTTTTAATTTTCGCTGGAGCTTTAGGTTCAAATGATATTATTTGGAACTTTGCCGATGCAGCTAATGCTATGATGGCAGTACCAAACTTAATTGGTCTACTTGGACTTTCTGGAATTGTCGTAGCTGAGACAAACCGTTTCCTAAAAGTAGCCAAAGCAGAAAAAGCAGCGAAATCTTCTGATCCACCTGCCGTAAATGAATAAAGCTTGTAAGTTAGTTGTTTTGCGGTAAGTACTAACATCTTAATAGTCACATCAATAGAGAGGATGTCCCAAAAGCTAATATAATTTCTGGCAATGACTCCACTCGCCGCGCGCCCATTATAAGAAATCACTTATAATGCGCTTTAAGAAATTGCGGCGCCTCCGTACAGTGTTTAGAGGATGGCTCAAAAGGTAAAAATTCGACCTTTTGAGTCATCCTCTTTCTCTGTTTCAATTCAAATGAATTGAAACGAAAATGAATAAATAATACATTCCATTCATAAATAATAGCATTCTTATCTTTTTTATACTCCAACAAAAAACTATTAATATAATAATAAGTATATTTTCTATTAAAAAAGCGCTATACATAGCAGTAACTACGTGTTTTACAGCTTTCAAATAGTATATTTAATATTTTTTTAGAATAAATATAAATTTTATATTGATAATTTACCAGTTTTACATTAAAATTAGTTTCATTGCATATTTATAAATTTTTGAGGTGATTATTTTGAATAATATTGAAGATAAACAAGTATCAAGTTCTGCCATTTGGAAATTTATATTACCTTCTCTCTTAGGAATAGCCTTATTTATGGTACCATTCCCTGCCGGAGAAGATGGGTTTATGATTTCGGTCTCAGTAATGGCAAATTGGCTAGAAGCATTTCTCGGGGATGCCATACCACTCATTACTTTAATCCTTATATTCATTAGTGTTCTTGGCGTCGTTTTCCAAAAATGGGTAAAGCCAAGGTTTATGATGAATAGTACATTCTATGCTAGTCTTTTTGACATTTCTATCGTTTGGTTTATCATTCGTACCATTGCACTTGTTTTCGTTACGATGGTCTATTTCCAAATTGGGCCAGCAGCTGTCATCGATGACTATACTGGTGGGCTTTTACTTTATGATCTTTTACCAATTCTTTTTACTATTTTCTTGTTCGCTGGTTTATTCTTACCTTTACTGTTAAACTTCGGTTTACTTGAGTTTGTTGGTGCACTATTAACAAAAGTGATGAGACCACTATTTAGGCTTCCAGGACGTTCTTCAGTAGACGCTTTAACTTCATGGTTAGGGGACGGAACGCTCGGTGTTATTTTAACAAACAAACAATATGAAGAAGGCTATTACTCTAAACGTGAAGCTGCAATTATTGGTACAACATTCTCTATTGTTTCGATCACTTTCTCTCTCGTTGTTCTCGGTTATGTAGAACTAGAGCATATGTTTTTACAATTTTATGGTACTATTTTTGTTGCTGGTTTCATTGCAGCCATCATTATGCCTAGAATTCCACCTTTATCGTTAAAGTCAAAAACTTATGCTAACGGGCAAGAAGCACAGCTAGACGAAACAATCCCTACTGGCTATAATCCATTTAGCTGGGGTGTAAAAATGGCTAAAGTACGTGCCGATAAAAATGCTAGTGTAGGTGCTTTTTTCAAATCCGGATTTAAAAATGTGCTAGACATGTGGATTGGTGTTGTTCCTGTCGTGATGGCGATCGGTACACTCGGTGTTATTATCGCTGAGTTTACCCCAGTATTC is a window from the Evansella cellulosilytica DSM 2522 genome containing:
- a CDS encoding VOC family protein, which translates into the protein MSVLFRVELYVKDIEESIKFYQDIIGLELYGRNERSARFNYDCFSLLITSETVLDDNHFFKNKAKSKVKGNGFEFIIVVDELETVHHRCLENNHPIEIGVEKYPWDMRGFKIADPDGYFLRITSK
- a CDS encoding YjiH family protein, with protein sequence MNNIEDKQVSSSAIWKFILPSLLGIALFMVPFPAGEDGFMISVSVMANWLEAFLGDAIPLITLILIFISVLGVVFQKWVKPRFMMNSTFYASLFDISIVWFIIRTIALVFVTMVYFQIGPAAVIDDYTGGLLLYDLLPILFTIFLFAGLFLPLLLNFGLLEFVGALLTKVMRPLFRLPGRSSVDALTSWLGDGTLGVILTNKQYEEGYYSKREAAIIGTTFSIVSITFSLVVLGYVELEHMFLQFYGTIFVAGFIAAIIMPRIPPLSLKSKTYANGQEAQLDETIPTGYNPFSWGVKMAKVRADKNASVGAFFKSGFKNVLDMWIGVVPVVMAIGTLGVIIAEFTPVFTWLGAPFVPLLQLMQVPEAAAAAETLVVGFADMLLPAIFAGDISSEMTRFIIASVSVTQLIYLSEVGGVLLGSKIPVKFRDLVFIFLLRTIITLPIITLIAHIIF
- a CDS encoding aminopeptidase encodes the protein MTTFDEKLEKYAELAVKIGINVQEGQTLVVNAPISSADFVRLVAKKAYEVGAKNVHVEWNDDELTRLKYDLAPFEAFKEAPAWKAKGFEELAEKGAAFMTIKSTDPELLKGVDPEKIATANKTQGQLMNTFRKYIQSDKVSWLVFSTPSKSWAAKVFPGVPEEQQEEKLWEAMFETVRINTANPVTAWKEHDENLQTKAKVLTEKQYKQLQYKAPGTDLTIDLPEGHIWIGGGGPNEDGVHFVANMPTEEVFTAPKKDGVNGTVTNTKPLNYGGNTIDDFSLTFENGKVVAFSAKEGEETLKHLLDTDEGARYLGEVALVPHSSPISQSGILFYNTLYDENASNHIALGSAYPTNLQGGAKMSNEELEANGINTSMTHVDFMIGSGEMDIDGVKADGTTEPIFRNGEWAF
- a CDS encoding alanine/glycine:cation symporter family protein translates to MVEWFENFLGAVNDVVWGPPMLILIVGTGIFLTFRLAFLQFRTLPYSLKLAFSRRAQDKKSPGDISHFQALTTALAATIGIGNIAGVATAVVLGGPGAVFWMWISALFGMATKYAEAILAVKYRVQGKNGEFSGGPMYYIEKGLKLKWLAVLFAVFGAIAAFGIGNVVQSNEVSSALNSTFNVPTWITGIVLTVLAGLVILGGIKKIGKVTAYIVPFMALFYVGAGLVIIVTNFNLVPAAVNLIFTEAFTGSAIIGGGIGAAIRYGVARGVFSNEAGLGSAPIAAAAARTDYPGRQALVSMTQVFIDTIVVCSITGIAIVMGNIYMDGLNGASLTSQTFELFLGSTGSTIVTIGLTFFAFSTILGWSYYGEKCFNYLFKEESTKYYRILFVLLIFAGALGSNDIIWNFADAANAMMAVPNLIGLLGLSGIVVAETNRFLKVAKAEKAAKSSDPPAVNE